In a single window of the Labeo rohita strain BAU-BD-2019 chromosome 23, IGBB_LRoh.1.0, whole genome shotgun sequence genome:
- the atp6ap1b gene encoding V-type proton ATPase subunit S1b → MTEVGMRCCSLSTMAFTSLLLFICSIYSCYAQVPLLMWTSDGSNMPHLAQPAAGQTVSGGQLTSYLKSALSIAPHNVLLFLQDELSMDDFTMYGGVFGNKQDSAFSNLESALRTSSNPLVLPALDWSASHSILELFQGELGIPAVHIDPSTLKEIKLNAAQPFLLAVHLPYTAGDQTKELLLKNDAVIGEVLDMFKSQDVPYTAVYTGLKPSRVIEETPVMAGRSMGRSLLQAPPQASVKPPLVFNDAEGRPCILLWADTLLATYNKIEVDLARDIFNSSTNVTAGSVCNETLSRLVLNYRGVLGLQSLRLIFSMRKTFFPVSARHWSLMEQVVLEYDGQRAIFNGSGGIYSPAEYSFHCQSVSSTQSPLLVPRSATDNATQWTLSFTDFQIQGFNVTGEDFSYASDCAGFFTPGIWMGLLTSLLMVFILTYGLHMIMQVRTMDRFDDPKGPAISVPQSE, encoded by the exons ATGACGGAAGTAGGAATGCGGTGTTGTAGTCTCTCAACAATGGCCTTCACCTcgcttttattatttatctgcTCGATTTATAGCTGTTATGCTCAAGTGCCTCTGCTCATGTGGACCAGTGATGG GTCCAACATGCCACATCTGGCCCAACCAGCAGCTGGTCAGACAGTATCTGGTGGGCAGCTGACGTCTTATCTGAAATCTGCCTTGTCCATTGCTCCACACAATGTGCTGCTCTTCCTGCAGGATGAG CTAAGTATGGACGACTTCACCATGTACGGTGGAGTGTTTGGCAACAAGCAAGACAGTGCCTTTTCAAATTTAGAG TCAGCACTTCGTACGTCCTCCAATCCCCTGGTGTTGCCAGCCCTGGACTGGTCTGCATCACATTCTATCCTGGAACTCTTCCAGGGAGAGCTGGGTATCCCAGCAGTCCACATCGACCCCAGCACCCTGAAGGAAATCAAGCTGAACGCCGCACAGCCTTTCCTGCTGGCCGTCCACCTCCCTTACACTGCTGG GGATCAGACAAAGGAACTGCTTTTGAAAAATG ATGCGGTCATTGGAGAGGTCCTCGACATGTTCAAATCTCAGGATGTGCCTTACACCGCTGTATACACCGGCCTGAAGCCCTCTAGA gtcATCGAGGAGACCCCTGTAATGGCAGGGCGTTCTATGGGCCGATCGCTACTTCAGGCACCACCACAGGCGTCTGTGAAACCTCCACTCGTCTTCAACGATGCAGAAGGGCGGCCCTGCATCCTTCTGTGGGCTGACACTCTCCTCGCTACTTACAATAAAATTGAAGTTGATCTGGCGAgagacatttttaatagttctaCTAATGTCACGGCTGGTTCAGTTTGCAATGAAACTCTGTCAAG actcGTCCTTAATTACAGAGGCGTTCTGGGTTTGCAGTCCCTCCGGCTTAT CTTCTCTATGCGCAAGACTTTCTTTCCCGTATCTGCTCGCCACTGGTCATTGATGGAGCAGGTGGTGCTGGAGTATGACGGCCAGAGGGCCATCTTTAACGGCAGTGGTGGGATCTATTCTCCTGCAGAGTATTCTTTTCATTGCCAGAGCGTGAGCAGCACTCAGAGCCCCCTGCTGGTGCCTCGCAGTGCTACAGACAATGCTACCCAGTGGACGCTGTCCTTCACTGATTTTCAG ATCCAAGGCTTCAACGTTACTGGTGAAGACTTCTCGTATGCCAGTGACTGTGCAGGATTCTTCACTCCTGGCATTTGGATGGGCCTGCTGACCTCTCTGCTCATGGTGTTCATACTTACCTACGGCCTGCATATGATCATGCAGGTTCGCACCATGGACCGCTTTGATGATCCAAAAGGCCCAGCGATTTCAGTGCCTCAGAGTGAGTGA
- the pfkfb1 gene encoding LOW QUALITY PROTEIN: 6-phosphofructo-2-kinase/fructose-2,6-bisphosphatase 1 (The sequence of the model RefSeq protein was modified relative to this genomic sequence to represent the inferred CDS: deleted 1 base in 1 codon) gives MNSPGKTASGPWGFLPPATDCSASHSAPTSASRPQFTNCPTMIVMVGLPARGKTYISKKLTRYLNWIGVPTQVFNLGQYRREAVQTYKNYEFFRPDNEEAMKIRRACASHALKDIANYFLTKEQGQVAVFDATNTTRERRGVIISFAKEKGYKVFFIESVCDDPEIIEENIMQVKLSSPDYENYDKEEALVDFLKRIDCYKMSYVPLDEEKDRYLSFIKIFNVGSRYLVNRVQDHIQSRIVYYLMNIHVTPRSIYLSRHGESDLNLLGRIGGDSGLSSQGQKYAKALAEFIRGQSIKDLKVWTSHMKRTIQTAEALGVPYEQWKALNEIDAGVCEEMTYEEIQATHPEEFALRDQDKYRYRYPKGESYEDLVHRLEPVIMELERQENVLVICHQAVMRCLLAYFLDKSADDLPYLKCPLHTVLKLTPLAYGCKVESFYLNIQAVNTHRDRPTNVNVARMPEEALQTVPEHL, from the exons CCTCACGACCCCAGTTTACAAACTGTCCCACAATGATTGTAATGGTTGGTCTGCCAGCCAGGGGAAAGACCTACATCTCCAAAAAGTTAACCCGATACCTAAACTGGATTGGAGTCCCAACTCAAG tctttaaTTTGGGTCAGTATCGAAGGGAGGCTGTGCAGACGTACAAGAACTATGAATTTTTTCGTCCAGACAATGAAGAGGCCATGAAAATCCGCAG AGCCTGCGCCTCACATGCTCTTAAGGACATTGCTAATTACTTC CTCACTAAGGAGCAGGGACAAGTTGCA GTATTTGATGCCACCAATACCACGAGGGAGAGAAGAGGAGTCATCATCAGTTTTGCCAAGGAGAAGGGCTATAAG GTGTTTTTCATTGAGTCGGTTTGTGATGACCCAGAAATCATTGAGGAAAATATAATG CAAGTAAAACTGAGCAGCCCAGATTATGAAAACTATGACAAAGAGGAAGCGCTGGTGGACTTTCTAAAACGTATTGATTGTTACAAAATGTCTTATGTCCCCCTGGACGAAGAAAAGGACAG GTACCTCTCCTTCATTAAGATCTTTAACGTGGGATCCAGGTACCTCGTGAACCGCGTCCAGGATCACATTCAGAGTCGTATAGTGTATTACCTCATGAACATCCACGTCACACCACGATCCATCTATCTGAGCCGCCACGGAGAAAGTGACCTCAACCTACTGGGAAGAATCGGTGGAGACTCAGGCCTCTCTTCACAGGGCCAAAAG TACGCTAAGGCTCTTGCAGAGTTCATCAGGGGTCAATCCATCAAGGACCTGAAGGTGTGGACCAGCCACATGAAGAGGACCATACAGACAGCAGAGGCACTGGGCGTCCCGTATGAGCAGTGGAAGGCACTAAATGAAATTGATGCG GGTGTATGTGAGGAGATGACGTACGAGGAGATTCAGGCAACCCATCCAGAAGAGTTTGCCTTAAGAGACCAGGACAAGTACCGCTACCGATATCCAAAGGGTGAA TCATATGAAGACTTGGTACACCGTCTAGAGCCAGTCATAATGGAGCTTGAGAGACAAGAGAATGTGCTGGTCATCTGCCACCAGGCAGTCATGCGTTGTCTATTGGCCTACTTTCTGGACAAAAGTGCAG ATGATCTACCATATCTAAAATGTCCTTTGCATACTGTTCTCAAACTCACTCCATTAGCTTATG GATGCAAAGTGGAGTCCTTCTATTTAAACATCCAAGCAGTGAACACACACAGGGACAGACCCACA AATGTGAATGTCGCAAGAATGCCAGAAGAAGCACTACAGACTGTACCTGAACATCTATAA
- the itih6 gene encoding LOW QUALITY PROTEIN: inter-alpha-trypsin inhibitor heavy chain H6 (The sequence of the model RefSeq protein was modified relative to this genomic sequence to represent the inferred CDS: deleted 1 base in 1 codon), protein MDVKLDLTIHAVVFILLTVPFGCAHLDAHSVPLQRLRRQSSTAKPALKVTDYHVRCSVLSRYAVTTVESTVWNQLHITKEAAFEVDLSSSAFISNFTITSNGKVYVAEVKRRTDARKIYDTAKKQGKTAGLVATKEREIEKFRVAVNVPPGTRASFSLTYEELLSRRLGRYELSLGLRPGQPVQNISLDVSISERTGISFIKALPLRTSRLLTNNVHADADPPPSTKVQQSPYCAHVRYTPTIQQQKNISPRGLNADFIIQYDVELKDPMGDIQVDDGYFVHYFAPRGLPVVPKDVIFVIDISGSMIGTKIKQTKAAMTTILSDLREGDYFNLITFSDKVHTWKKGRTVRATRQNVRDAKEFVRKIIAEGWTNINAALLSAAQLLNPSSHSSSSTATSSHRVPMIIFLTDGEATIGETEPDAILRNAQNALGLASLFGLAFGDDADFPMLRRLALENRGVARMVYEDDDAAVQLKGFYDEVASPLLSDIQLSYLDDQVYDITRSLFPNYFQGSELVVTGRLKPGTQDLKVTLTANDSKQKVKVENELPLAKAVVNVTEPSLGCTQALDGIPSIVRRLWAYFTIKELLLAKMNTSDVFAQRLLVDKATNLSLKYNFVTPVTSLVVIKPDIDEPEPTVGSPVVATTSKTTTSTVAGSTNVTNQTSHAVLKISSTSAMGHKKSSSFSPPKTSKPPVTKSVRAHPPPSGLHTTGRPPNTSVSLNKTNPPPSPKKTTIGPLKTTSNPLSSKPSSSLTSTMKTTPALAKISNTLPSTVKTTSSSLLVKSTMLTTLVKTAPSVVKDSPSDTENSTTSGPTTLEQGQQILTSTASTTDANSDIQVELEVATLMAPSFLPMPGMTDAPKLWEASRFLDVSSSIQIESRDIALLKDYDTAHDYDYDYSIHYESYLDSDTEVSADPDNQPSLSSIRFSSSVDGDPHFVVQLPKLHQNLCFTIDGRADDILRLLEDPDKGIVVDGHLMLAPPKEGLENRTRTFFDRISIIAAKGAIVITLTLDLVQVQVDGKETEMLPTNQRGSVERHGVKIMVEEHHSCWIELGVGVQFLILFHRYDHPKYFQMEHLGFYIANGKGLSHLTQGLLGQFQHTHMKVIRVSKDQAGFHHAQTNKNTSLTMGLLKKGDEHFPVTLQDKNLKDSTRKRHSAHCWVVPKVDVERLLGQSYESYVVDRQ, encoded by the exons ATGGATGTTAAACTGGATTTGACTATCCACGCTGTTGTTTTTATCCTACTGACTGTTCCTTTTGGATGTGCGCATTTGGACGCGCATTCAGTCCCTCTCCAG agACTGAGACGTCAGAGCTCAACAGCAAAACCAGCA CTCAAGGTGACGGACTACCATGTGCGATGTTCTGTACTGTCCCGCTATGCTGTAACCACAGTGGAGAGCACTGTGTGGAACCAACTCCACATTACTAAAGAAGCGGCCTTTGAGGTGGATTTATCTTCATCTGCATTTATTTCCAACTTCACCAT CACCTCAAATGGTAAGGTGTATGTGGCTGAGGTGAAGAGGAGAACTGACGCCAGGAAGATCTATGACACCGCTAAGAAGCAGGGGAAAACGGCAGGACTTGTTGCTACTAA GGAACGTGAGATAGAGAAGTTCCGTGTAGCAGTCAACGTGCCTCCTGGGACTCGCGCCTCCTTCTCTTTGACTTATGAGGAGCTGTTATCACGACGGCTTGGCCGTTATGAGCTGTCTCTGGGTCTACGGCCTGGACAACCCGTGCAGAACATCTCCCTGGACGTTAGCATATCAGAGCGGACAGGCATCAGCTTTATCAAAGCTCTGCCACTGCGAACTAGCCGACTGCTCACCAACAATGTTCACG CAGATGCAGATCCTCCTCCATCAACTAAGGTCCAGCAGAGTCCTTACTGTGCACATGTGCGCTACACTCCCACCATTCAGCAACAGAAAAACATCTCCCCCAGAGGTCTCAATGCAGACTTCATCATTCAGTATGACGTGGAGCTCAAAGACCCCATGGGGGACATCCAG gtgGATGATGGCTACTTTGTTCATTACTTTGCACCTCGAGGACTTCCTGTAGTTCCTAAAGATGTCATCTTCGTCATTGACATCAGCGGCTCTATGATTGGCACAAAAATCAAGCAG ACTAAAGCAGCCATGACCACCATACTGAGTGACCTACGTGAGGGAGATTACTTCAATCTCATCACTTTCTCAGATAAGGTCCACACCTGGAAGAAAGGCCGCACTGTACGCGCCACACGGCAAAATGTGCGGGATGCCAAGGAATTTGTCAGGAAGATAATCGCAGAGGGCT GGACAAACATCAATGCAGCTCTACTGTCTGCCGCCCAGTTGCTAAATCCGTCCTCACACTCATCTTCATCCACTGCAACTTCATCTCACCGTGTTCCCATGATCATCTTCCTGACTGATGGAGAAGCCACTATC GGGGAGACAGAACCAGATGCAATTCTGCGCAATGCACAGAATGCATTGGGTTTAGCTTCATTGTTTGGCCTAGCCTTTGGCGATGATGCTGATTTTCCAATGTTGAGAAGGCTGGCATTGGAGAATCGGGGTGTGGCTCGGATG gtATATGAGGATGACGATGCAGCTGTCCAGTTGAAAGGTTTCTACGATGAAGTCGCCAGCCCTCTGCTTTCAGATATCCAGCTGTCCTATCTAGATGATCAAGTGTACGATATCACTCGCTCTCTGTTCCCCAACTACTTCCAGGGCTCTGAATTGGTAGTCACGGGACGACTTAAGCCAGGTACACAGGATCTAAAAGTTACGCTAACAGCAAACGATTCGAAGCAGAAAGTCAAGGTGGAGAATGAGCTACCGTTGGCCAAAGCAGTTGTAAATGTCACAGAACCGTCTCTGGGCTGTACACAGGCACTGGATGGCATTCCCAGCATTGTGCGTCGGCTCTGGGCTTATTTCACAATCAAAGAGTTGCTCTTGGCTAAAATGAACACCTCGGATGTGTTCGCACAACGTCTTCTTGTAGACAAAGCCACCAATCTTTCACTGAAGTACAATTTTGTAACACCAGTCACATCATTGGTTGTGATCAAACCAGATATTGATGAACCAGAACCTACTGTTGGTTCTCCTGTTGTGGCTACTACTAGCAAGACGACGACTAGTACCGTAGCAGGTTCTACAAACGTGACGAATCAGACCTCTCACGCTGTACTTAAAATATCTTCCACATCTGCAATGGGACACAAAAAATCCAGCTCGTTCTCACCTCCAAAAACAAGCAAACCGCCTGTCACCAAATCTGTACGAGCACATCCACCACCCTCAGGGCTTCACACCACAGGTCGACCACCTAACACTTCTGTCTccctaaataaaacaaaccctCCACCGTCACCTAAGAAGACCACTATAGGACCACTTAAGACCACATCCAACCCACTTTCCAGCAAGCCCTCCTCTTCGCTTACCAGCACCATGAAAACCACACCAGCCTTGGCTAAGATTTCAAACACACTTCCTAGTACAGTGAAAACCACTTCTTCCTCTCTTCTAGTCAAAAGCACAATGCTAACCACCTTAGTCAAAACTGCACCATCTGTGGTGAAAGACTCTCCCTCAGACACCGAGAACTCTACTACCTCAGGACCCACAACACTTGAGCAGGGTCAACAAATATTAACCTCCACAGCATCTACCACAGATGCTAATTCAGACATTCAGGTTGAACTGGAAGTGGCCACACTGATGGCTCCTTCGTTTCTGCCAATGCCAGGAATGACAGATGCACCGAAGTTGTGGGAAGCCTCACGCTTTCTGG ATGTGTCTTCATCCATCCAGATTGAGAGTAGAG ATATTGCACTTCTTAAAG ATTATGACACAGCACACGACTACGACTATGACTACAGCATCCATTATGAGTCAT attTAGATTCTGATACTGAGGTGTCAG CAGACCCAGATAACCAACCCAGTTTAAGTTCAATTAGATTCTCCTCCTCAG TGGATGGAGACCCACATTTTGTCGTTCAGCTCCCAAAGCTCCATCAGAACTTGTGTTTTACCATTGATGGCAGGGCTGATGATATACTGCGTCTTCTTGAGGACCCTGACAAAG GCATTGTTGTGGATGGGCATTTAATGCTGGCTCCTCCTAAGGAGGGGCTGGAGAATCGTACTCGTACCTTCTTCGACAGGATTTCCATCATTGCTGCCAAAGGTGCCATTGTGATCACATTAACACTGGACTTAGTACAAGTGCAAGTGGATGGGAAAGAAACTGAGATGCTACCCACCAATCAGAGAGGATCTGTGGAGCGACACGGTGTGAAAATCATGGTTGAAGAGCACCACAGCTGTTGGATTGAGCTCGGGGTTGGTGTACAGTTCCTCATTCTCTTCCATCGCTACGACCATCCCAAATACTTTCAAATGGAGCACCTGGGCTTCTATATTGCCAATGGAAAGGGGCTTTCTCATCTCACGCAAGGGCTGTTGG GCCAGTTTCAGCATACCCATATGAAGGTCATAAGGGTTTCAAAGGATCAAGCTGGATTCCATCATGCACAAACAAATAAGAACACTTCACTGACCATGGGCTTGCTAAAGAAAGGAGACGAGCATTTTCCTGTCACTCTACAAGACAAAAATCTGAAGGACTCAACCAGGAAGCGACACTCAGCTCATTGTTGGGTAGTGCCAAAGGTGGATGTAGAGAGACTTCTGGGCCAGTCATATGAGAGCTATGTCGTGGATCGCCAATAG
- the gdi1 gene encoding rab GDP dissociation inhibitor alpha, producing the protein MDEEYDVIVLGTGLTECILSGIMSVNGKKVLHMDRNPYYGGESSSITPLEELYKRFGISDSPPESMGRGRDWNVDLIPKFLMANGQLVKMLLYTEVTRYLDFKVVEGSFVYKGGKIYKVPSTETEALASNLMGMFEKRRFRKFLVFVANFDENDPKTFEGVDPKLTTMGEVYKKFDLGQDVIDFTGHALALYRTDDYLEQPCLETINRIKLYSESLARYGKSPYLYPLYGLGELPQGFARLSAIYGGTYMLNKPVDEIVMEGGHVVGVKSEGEVARCKQLICDPSYIPDRVHKVGQVIRVICVLSHPIKNTNDANSCQIIIPQNQVNRKSDIYVCMISYAHNVAAQGKYIAIASTTVETSDPEAEIEPALELLEPIDQKFVAISDMYEPTDDGTESQVFASRSYDATTHFETTCNDIKDIYKRMTGSDFDFENMKRKQNDVFGEDEQ; encoded by the exons ATGGATGAGGAATATGATGTTATCGTATTGGGCACCGGACTCACA gAATGTATTCTCTCTGGGATCATGTCTGTGAATGGGAAGAAAGTTTTGCATATGGACAGAAATCCATACTACGGTGGTGAAAGTTCCTCCATCACACCCCTGGAGGAG CTCTATAAAAGATTTGGGATTTCAGACAGCCCCCCAGAGTCAATGGGCCGGGGAAGAGACTGGAACGTGGATCTTATTCCTAAATTCTTAATGGCCAATG GTCAATTAGTTAAGATGCTTCTGTACACTGAAGTCACCAGATATCTTGACTTCAAAGTGGTTGAGGGAAGCTTCGTGTATAAAGGAGGAAAAATCTACAAAGTGCCCTCTACTGAGACAGAGGCACTGGCTTCAA ACCTAATGGGAATGTTTGAGAAGAGACGTTTCCGCAAGTTCCTAGTTTTTGTGGCCAACTTTGACGAGAACGACCCCAAGACTTTTGAGGGCGTTGATCCCAAACTTACAACAATGGGAGAAGTGTACAAGAAGTTTGACTTAGGACAGGACGTCATCGACTTCACGGGACATGCCCTGGCCCTCTACAGGACAGACGA CTACCTTGAGCAGCCTTGTCTGGAGACCATCAATAGGATCAAGCTCTACAGCGAGTCTTTGGCGCGCTACGGGAAGAGCCCATACCTGTACCCTCTGTATGGACTGGGGGAGTTGCCTCAAGGATTTGCTAG GTTAAGTGCAATTTATGGAGGAACCTACATGCTGAACAAACCAGTGGATGAGATAGTGATGGAGGGAGGACACGTGGTGGGCGTGAAATCGGAGGGAGAG GTTGCCCGCTGCAAGCAGCTCATCTGTGACCCTAGCTACATCCCGGACCGCGTGCACAAAGTCGGTCAGGTGATCCGGGTCATCTGCGTCCTCAGCCATCCCATTAAAAACACTAATGATGCCAATTCCTGCCAGATCATCATCCCTCAGAACCAGGTTAACCGCAAATCAG ATATCTATGTTTGCATGATCTCCTACGCCCATAATGTGGCGGCTCAGGGGAAGTACATCGCCATTGCAAGCACCACTGTGGAAACCTCTGATCCTGAAGCTGAAATCGAACCTGCTCTGGAACTCCTCGAGCCTATTGACCAAAA GTTTGTGGCCATCAGTGACATGTATGAACCCACAGATGACGGTACAGAGAGCCAG GTTTTTGCATCACGGTCCTACGATGCCACCACTCATTTCGAAACAACTTGTAACGACATCAAGGACATCTACAAGCGCATGACAGGCAGTGACTTCGACTTTGAGAACATGAAGCGTAAACAGAACGACGTCTTCGGCGAGGACGAGCAGTGA